From Panicum hallii strain FIL2 chromosome 2, PHallii_v3.1, whole genome shotgun sequence, a single genomic window includes:
- the LOC112881523 gene encoding ankyrin repeat domain-containing protein 13C-B: protein MAGVDAARYAHSPAHHAVATRDHATLRRVLDALPRGRRPEEIRTEADSVAEEARAEAVSAVIDRRDVPGRETPLHLAVRLGDVAAAEMLMAAGADWSLQNEQGWSALQEAICAREETLARVIVRHYQPLAWAKWCRRLPRVVAAMRRMRDFYMEITFHFESSVIPFISRIAPSDTYRVWKRGANLRADMTLAGFDGFKIQRSDQTILFLGEGTEDGKVPPGSLLMINHKDKEIMNALEGAGAPASEAEVQQEVTAMSQTNIFRPGIDVTQAVLLPQLTWRRQERMEAVGPWKAKVYDMHHVVVSVKSRRVPGAMTDEEFFSACNDNDTESEGFDDVLTEEEKKQLEAALKMESPDAVGEDQSDSFAGPRHSCFEPREREIPIEDMSVSGNGESKHDKKGWFSNWGKRSQVSKPEGVKKMAPPRSSLCVDEKVSDLLIESPSNVQTRPGRHSVDVVRTNDNRRIRERDNRRSAENEHRRKEGSKESEYKKGLRPVLWLSPNFPLRTEELLPLLDILANKVKAIRRLRDLLTTKLPPGTFPVKVAIPVVPTIRVLVTFTKFEELQPLEEFTTPPSSPDNSKSSAVQPSSSSWIQWIKAPYRQNFSTASGPSSRVEDIQDPFAIPSDYVWTTPEEKKKKTQENKNKSKKGRNGS from the exons ATGGCCGGCGTGGACGCGGCGAGGTATGCGCACAGCCCGGCACACCACGCCGTGGCGACGCGGGACCACGCCACGCTGCGCCGCGTGCTGGACGCGCTCCCGCGGGGCCGCCGGCCCGAGGAGATCCGGACGGAGGCGGACTCCGTCGCCGAGGAGGCCCGTGCCGAGGCCGTCTCGGCGGTCATTGACCGCCGCGACGTGCCGGGCCGGGAGAcgccgctccacctcgccgTGCGCCTCGgcgacgtcgcggcggccgAGATGCTCATGGCGGCAGGCGCGGACTGGAGCTTGCAGAACGAGCAGGGCTGGAGCGCGCTGCAGGAGGCTATCTGCGCGCGCGAGGAGACACTCGCGCGCGTCATCGTGCGCCACTACCAGCCGCTCGCCTGGGCTAAGTggtgccgccgcctgccccgcgTGGTGGCCGCCATGCGCCGGATGCGGGACTTCTACATGGAGATCACCTTCCACTTCGAGAGCTCCGTCATCCCCTTCATCTCCCGCATCGCGCCCTCCGACACCTACAGGGTCTGGAAGCGCGGCGCTAACCTCCGCGCCGATATGACCCTCGCCGGCTTCGATGGTTTCAAGATCCAGCGCTCCGACCAGACCATACTCTTCCTCGGTGAGGGCACCGAGGACGGCAAGGTGCCACCAGGGTCGCTGTTGATGATCAACCACAAGGACAAGGAAATTATGAATGCGCTGGAGGGGGCAGGCGCACCGGCCTCAGAGGCGGAGGTCCAGCAGGAGGTCACTGCAATGTCACAAACTAACATCTTCCGTCCAGGAATTGATGTCACTCAAGCGGTGCTGCTCCCACAGCTCACATGGCGGCGCCAGGAGCGCATGGAGGCGGTTGGCCCATGGAAGGCGAAGGTGTATGACATGCACCATGTGGTGGTCAGCGTCAAGTCAAGGAGGGTCCCAGGGGCGATGACGGATGAGGAATTCTTCTCAGCTTGCAATGACAATGATACAGAGAGTGAGGGGTTTGATGATGTTCTGActgaggaggagaagaagcagtTGGAGGCCGCGCTTAAAATGGAGTCTCCAGATGCTGTTGGTGAAGACCAGTCTGACTCATTTGCTGGCCCTCGGCATAGTTGCTTTGAGccgagggagagggagatacCAATTGAGGACATGAGCGTCTCTGGAAATGGGGAGAGTAAGCATGATAAGAAAGGTTGGTTTAGTAATTGGGGAAAGAGAAGTCAGGTTAGCAAGCCGGAGGGGGTGAAGAAGATGGCACCTCCAAGGAGTTCGCTCTGTGTAGATGAGAAGGTGAGCGACCTCCTCATTGAATCGCCATCAAATGTACAAACAAGACCAGGAAGGCATTCGGTAGATGTAGTCAGAACAAATGACAACAGAAGGATCAGAGAAAGGGATAATAGGAGATCCGCAGAGAATGAGCATAGGCGCAAAGAAGGTTCCAAAGAAAGCGAGTATAAGAAAGGCCTAAGGCCTGTGCTCTGGCTCTCTCCAAACTTCCCTCTTCGGACTGAGGAGCTCCTGCCATTACTTGATATTCTTGCAAACAAGGTGAAGGCGATCCGTCGTTTGAGGGATCTACTTACAACAAAACTGCCTCCAGGAACATTTCCAGTCAAG GTTGCCATTCCTGTTGTACCTACGATCAGGGTGCTTGTGACATTCACAAAATTTGAGGAACTACAGCCCCTAGAGGAGTTTACCACACCACCCTCTAGTCCCGACAACAGCAAGAGCTCAGCAGTACAGCCTTCTTCAAGTTCCTGGATTCAGTGGATCAAGGCTCCTTACCGCCAGAACTTCTCGACGGCGTCAGGCCCGAGCAGCCGCGTGGAGGACATCCAGGACCCGTTTGCCATCCCTTCAGATTACGTTTGGACGACGCCCgaagagaagaaaaagaagacaCAGGAAAACAAGAACAAGTCGAAGAAAGGCAGGAACGGATCTTAG